Proteins encoded by one window of Halorubrum ruber:
- a CDS encoding 30S ribosomal protein S7, giving the protein MSGEETEAPSEEDVAADEPDPDAPASSEAANENAKLFGVWDVTEIAYEDPSTKRYMTVTPIAHTMGRHASKQFKKSEISLVERLINRLMQTDENTGKKQQATRIVRDAFDIVHERTEENPVQVLVRAVENAAPREETVRLKYGGISVPKAVDVAPQRRVDQALLFISDAVASATYKSTTAAAEALANELVAAADYDVEGSYSISQKEERERVAAAAR; this is encoded by the coding sequence ATGAGCGGCGAGGAGACCGAGGCGCCGTCCGAGGAGGACGTCGCCGCCGACGAGCCGGACCCGGACGCGCCCGCCTCCAGCGAGGCCGCCAACGAGAACGCCAAGCTGTTCGGCGTCTGGGACGTCACCGAGATCGCCTACGAGGACCCCTCGACGAAGCGCTACATGACCGTGACGCCCATCGCGCACACGATGGGTCGCCACGCGTCGAAACAGTTCAAGAAGTCCGAGATCTCTCTCGTCGAGCGGCTGATCAACCGCCTGATGCAGACCGACGAGAACACGGGCAAGAAGCAGCAGGCGACGCGGATCGTCCGCGACGCCTTCGACATCGTCCACGAGCGGACCGAGGAGAACCCGGTCCAGGTGCTCGTCCGGGCCGTCGAGAACGCCGCGCCTCGCGAGGAGACCGTCCGCCTGAAGTACGGCGGCATCTCCGTCCCGAAGGCGGTCGACGTCGCGCCCCAGCGCCGCGTCGATCAGGCGCTGCTGTTCATCTCCGACGCCGTCGCCAGCGCGACGTACAAGTCGACGACCGCGGCTGCCGAGGCGCTCGCCAACGAGCTCGTCGCCGCCGCCGACTACGACGTCGAGGGCTCCTACTCCATCTCGCAGAAGGAAGAGCGCGAGCGCGTCGCCGCCGCGGCCCGCTAA
- a CDS encoding 30S ribosomal protein S12 translates to MANGKYAARKLKKDRQKRRWSDSEYARRERGLKKKSDPLEGAPQARGIVLEKVGIEAKQPNSAIRKCVRVQLIKNGKQVTAFCPGDGAISFIDEHDEVTIAGIGGAKGRAMGDLSGVNYKVEKVNGVSMIELVRGNAEKPVR, encoded by the coding sequence ATGGCGAACGGCAAGTACGCGGCCCGTAAGCTCAAAAAGGACCGGCAGAAGCGCCGCTGGTCCGACTCCGAGTACGCTCGGCGCGAGCGCGGGCTCAAAAAGAAGTCCGACCCGCTGGAAGGTGCCCCGCAGGCGCGCGGCATCGTCCTCGAGAAGGTCGGCATCGAGGCAAAGCAGCCGAACTCGGCGATCCGAAAGTGCGTCCGGGTTCAGCTCATCAAAAACGGGAAGCAGGTCACCGCGTTCTGTCCCGGTGACGGCGCGATCTCCTTCATCGACGAGCACGACGAGGTCACCATCGCCGGCATCGGCGGCGCGAAGGGCCGCGCGATGGGCGACCTCTCCGGCGTCAACTACAAGGTCGAGAAGGTCAACGGCGTGTCGATGATCGAACTGGTTCGCGGCAACGCGGAGAAGCCGGTCAGATGA
- a CDS encoding DUF7537 family lipoprotein, giving the protein MNRRRFLAGVGAGAAVGAAGCLGGDSAERPFPDADWRAEDGLDVATLAERHADALVDAGGATLSSTAATSHEGDAEPSPWLPSQEYESRYDLENGRQYVRQEVTETDEPDVSELYVADGTAFIRRRTADGTRYARQSTDRSAAEFESAMRSEVVTGIRVEGQTEGGETEYEGLNLWNPTSDGGGEVRGEPTARFAADAFEGDRNIPETVETASATVHVYESGVVPRLVQSWAGEHDGQEATVDVDIDYRDLGATVSEPGWVETAREETSG; this is encoded by the coding sequence ATGAACCGGAGACGCTTCCTCGCCGGGGTCGGCGCCGGAGCCGCGGTCGGCGCCGCCGGTTGTCTCGGCGGCGACTCGGCGGAGCGACCCTTCCCCGACGCCGACTGGCGGGCGGAGGACGGCCTCGACGTCGCGACGCTCGCGGAGCGACACGCCGACGCGCTCGTCGACGCCGGGGGCGCCACACTCTCGTCGACGGCGGCGACGAGCCACGAGGGCGACGCGGAGCCGAGCCCGTGGCTCCCCTCACAGGAGTACGAGTCGCGGTACGACCTCGAAAACGGGCGCCAGTACGTGCGACAGGAGGTGACCGAGACCGACGAGCCGGACGTCTCGGAGCTGTACGTCGCCGACGGGACGGCGTTCATCCGCCGGCGGACCGCCGACGGGACGCGGTACGCCCGCCAGTCGACGGACCGGTCGGCGGCGGAGTTCGAGTCGGCGATGCGCTCCGAGGTGGTGACAGGAATCCGCGTCGAGGGGCAGACCGAGGGCGGCGAGACGGAGTACGAGGGGCTGAACCTGTGGAACCCGACGAGCGACGGCGGCGGCGAGGTGCGCGGCGAGCCGACCGCGCGGTTCGCGGCCGACGCCTTCGAGGGCGACCGGAACATCCCCGAGACCGTCGAGACGGCGTCAGCGACCGTTCACGTGTACGAGTCCGGCGTGGTGCCGCGGCTCGTCCAGTCGTGGGCGGGCGAGCACGACGGGCAGGAGGCGACCGTCGACGTCGACATCGACTACCGGGACCTCGGCGCGACGGTGTCGGAGCCGGGGTGGGTCGAGACGGCGCGCGAGGAGACGAGCGGCTGA
- a CDS encoding NusA-like transcription termination signal-binding factor, which translates to MYVELSDEARQYIGRFDELTGVTPTDCLVEGDRLVFVVPAGEMASAIGQGGETVAEAERRLDKSIELVEDADTAEAFVASALAPAAVNAVTISEQNDRVAYVEVDEADRGVAIGAEGANIETARQLAERHYDIDDVQLT; encoded by the coding sequence ATGTACGTCGAGCTCTCCGACGAGGCGCGGCAGTACATCGGTCGGTTCGACGAGCTGACCGGGGTCACGCCGACGGACTGCCTCGTGGAGGGCGACCGGCTCGTGTTCGTGGTCCCGGCCGGCGAGATGGCGAGCGCGATCGGCCAGGGCGGCGAGACCGTCGCGGAGGCCGAGCGGCGGCTCGACAAGTCGATCGAACTGGTCGAGGACGCCGACACCGCCGAGGCGTTCGTCGCGAGCGCGCTCGCGCCGGCGGCCGTCAACGCCGTCACCATCTCCGAGCAGAACGACCGCGTGGCGTACGTCGAGGTCGACGAAGCGGACCGGGGCGTCGCCATCGGCGCGGAGGGCGCGAACATCGAGACTGCCCGCCAGCTCGCGGAGCGGCACTACGACATCGACGACGTCCAGCTGACCTGA
- a CDS encoding DNA-directed RNA polymerase subunit A'', translating to MTEYDGVTDDMEAVVEATELPRRLKTKVYDAIDRKAEEAGEVTIEQATDIVEGVVNRYEQTRVDPLDPVGTVSAQSIGEPGTQMSVPHDERVVVRRNGTTDIVEIGPLVDEVLTSRESRSVDDHEVGLAPDGLETLSLDGDEGVRWKPVEEVSRHDAPDELLRFELESGRTIRATKAHSFVTRRDNEVVPVTGNELETGDWLPVVGSYESDGDDEVDLREYLPATDYWYTSTLADGGVDTAPVGADQLRNKRDALDAGDLDEETVYPTGGTVGLPERFPLDADTGFFVGAWLAEGSLTDHYVSVSNVDETFQDGIRTFADRFDLSVNEYENDSGFARGYDVRVNGTILADFLRAACTEDERKIVPGFAFGANDEFVRGLLRGYFSGDGNVAESAVRSSSTSDRLTAGIALLLARFDVYATLGEQDASRTLRVPKKHVQRFADRIGMVGERGDELDAAAAEIDETGPDATDQVPNFGDALREVASDAGIPSRQVNAASNRQRIGRSRLRRLVDEAEEAGVDSEALDELRQAVDGDVVWDRIESIEAVPTEHDHVYDFSVEGLETFTTAEGVVTHNTMNTFHYAGVAEIDVTQGLPRLIELVDARKTPDTPMMTVHLDGEYATDREKAHEVVWSIEATRILALGDVSTNVADMLVRIDLNDDTLLERWPTHSDATEVAEIIAETIEDSLGVDARQAGTVIEFGPNEPSYRELLQLVEKLREIVFKGIEEIERVVIRKEEIDGDEEFVLYTEGSAFGDTLDIEGVDASRTTCNNIHEIYRNLGVEAARETIIDETKNTLEEQGLDDVNVRHLMLVADIMTNNGEIESIGRHGISGNKDSVLARAAFEVTVNHLLDAAIHGEYDDLDGVIENVIAGKPISMGTGDVDLRMGSRVVSDD from the coding sequence ATGACTGAGTACGACGGCGTCACCGACGACATGGAGGCGGTCGTGGAGGCGACCGAGCTCCCCCGCCGACTCAAGACGAAGGTGTACGACGCCATCGACCGGAAGGCCGAGGAGGCCGGCGAAGTTACCATCGAACAGGCGACCGATATCGTCGAGGGCGTCGTGAACCGCTACGAGCAGACGCGGGTCGACCCGCTCGACCCGGTCGGGACGGTCTCGGCGCAGTCGATCGGCGAGCCCGGGACGCAGATGAGCGTCCCGCACGACGAGCGCGTCGTGGTTCGGCGGAACGGAACGACCGACATCGTCGAGATCGGTCCGCTCGTCGACGAGGTACTCACGTCCCGCGAGTCCCGGTCAGTAGACGACCACGAGGTCGGGCTCGCGCCCGACGGGCTGGAGACGCTCAGCCTCGACGGCGACGAGGGTGTGCGCTGGAAGCCCGTCGAAGAGGTCAGTCGCCACGACGCGCCGGACGAGCTGCTTCGGTTCGAACTCGAGTCCGGTCGGACGATCCGGGCGACGAAGGCCCACTCGTTCGTCACCCGACGCGACAACGAGGTCGTCCCGGTCACCGGCAACGAGCTCGAAACGGGCGACTGGCTCCCGGTCGTCGGATCGTACGAGAGCGACGGCGACGACGAGGTCGACCTCCGGGAGTACCTCCCAGCAACCGATTACTGGTACACCTCGACGCTCGCTGACGGCGGCGTCGACACCGCTCCGGTCGGAGCGGATCAGCTCCGCAACAAGCGCGACGCGCTCGACGCGGGAGACCTCGACGAAGAGACCGTCTATCCGACCGGCGGGACGGTCGGTCTCCCGGAACGCTTCCCGCTCGACGCGGATACCGGGTTCTTCGTCGGCGCGTGGCTCGCGGAAGGGTCGCTGACGGACCACTACGTCTCCGTCTCGAACGTCGACGAGACGTTCCAAGACGGGATTCGAACGTTCGCCGACCGGTTCGACCTCTCGGTGAACGAGTACGAGAACGACAGCGGGTTCGCCCGCGGTTACGACGTTCGCGTGAACGGGACGATCCTCGCCGACTTCCTGCGCGCTGCGTGTACGGAAGACGAGCGGAAGATCGTTCCGGGCTTCGCGTTCGGCGCGAACGACGAGTTCGTCCGGGGGCTGCTCCGTGGGTACTTCAGCGGCGACGGCAACGTCGCGGAAAGCGCGGTCCGTTCCAGTTCGACGAGCGACCGGCTCACCGCGGGAATCGCGCTGCTGCTCGCTCGCTTCGACGTGTACGCGACACTCGGCGAACAGGACGCGTCGCGGACGCTCCGCGTGCCGAAGAAACACGTCCAGCGCTTCGCCGACCGGATCGGGATGGTCGGCGAGCGGGGGGACGAACTCGACGCCGCGGCCGCCGAAATCGATGAGACGGGGCCGGACGCCACCGATCAGGTTCCGAACTTCGGTGACGCGCTCCGCGAGGTCGCGTCCGACGCCGGCATTCCGAGCCGACAGGTAAACGCGGCGTCGAACCGCCAGCGGATCGGCCGCTCCCGGCTCCGACGGCTCGTTGACGAAGCGGAGGAGGCCGGCGTCGACTCGGAGGCGCTCGACGAACTCCGTCAGGCGGTCGATGGCGACGTTGTGTGGGACCGCATCGAGTCGATCGAAGCCGTACCGACGGAACACGACCACGTGTACGACTTCTCCGTCGAGGGACTGGAGACGTTCACCACGGCAGAAGGCGTCGTGACGCACAACACGATGAACACGTTCCACTACGCTGGCGTCGCAGAAATCGACGTCACGCAGGGGCTCCCCCGGCTCATCGAGCTGGTGGACGCCCGGAAGACGCCGGACACGCCGATGATGACGGTCCACCTCGACGGCGAGTACGCGACCGACCGCGAGAAGGCTCACGAGGTCGTCTGGTCGATCGAGGCCACGCGCATCCTCGCGCTCGGCGACGTGTCGACGAACGTCGCAGACATGCTGGTCCGGATCGACTTAAACGACGACACGCTCTTGGAGCGGTGGCCAACCCACTCCGACGCGACGGAGGTCGCGGAGATCATCGCCGAGACGATCGAGGACTCGCTGGGCGTCGACGCCCGGCAGGCCGGCACGGTCATCGAGTTCGGTCCCAACGAGCCGAGCTACCGCGAGCTGCTCCAGCTCGTCGAGAAGCTCCGGGAGATCGTGTTCAAGGGGATCGAGGAGATCGAGCGCGTCGTCATCCGCAAAGAGGAGATCGACGGCGACGAGGAGTTCGTCCTCTACACCGAGGGGTCGGCGTTCGGCGACACCCTCGACATCGAGGGCGTCGACGCCTCGCGGACGACGTGTAACAACATCCACGAGATCTACCGCAACCTCGGGGTCGAGGCCGCCCGCGAGACGATCATCGACGAGACGAAGAACACGCTCGAAGAGCAGGGGCTCGACGACGTGAACGTCCGCCACCTCATGCTCGTCGCCGACATCATGACGAACAACGGCGAGATCGAATCGATCGGCCGGCACGGCATCTCCGGCAACAAGGACTCGGTGCTCGCGCGCGCGGCGTTCGAGGTGACGGTCAACCACCTGCTCGACGCCGCGATCCACGGCGAGTACGACGACCTCGACGGCGTCATCGAGAACGTCATCGCCGGCAAGCCCATCTCGATGGGGACCGGCGACGTCGACCTCCGGATGGGGTCGCGCGTCGTGAGCGACGACTAA